In Achromobacter spanius, the following proteins share a genomic window:
- a CDS encoding RlmE family RNA methyltransferase, which translates to MAKNKFSKDWIHQHINDPYVKLAQQKGYRARAAFKLIEILDTEKLMRRGDLVIDLGSAPGSWSQVARERLAGPGGIVDGRIIALDLLPMEPVAGVEFIQGDFRDDDVLKQLEDMVGSRAVDLVISDMAPNLSGVGSADSARIQHVCELAMEFSRAHLKPNGALIVKAFHGSGFSQIVQSFKQHFKRVVERKPKASRDKSSETFLVARDLK; encoded by the coding sequence ATGGCCAAGAATAAATTCTCTAAAGACTGGATTCACCAGCACATCAACGATCCCTATGTGAAGCTGGCGCAACAGAAGGGCTATCGCGCCCGCGCCGCCTTCAAGCTGATCGAGATCCTGGATACCGAAAAGCTGATGCGCCGGGGCGACCTGGTCATCGATCTGGGTTCGGCGCCCGGCAGCTGGTCCCAAGTGGCGCGCGAGCGCCTGGCGGGCCCGGGCGGCATCGTGGACGGACGTATTATTGCGCTGGATCTGCTTCCGATGGAGCCGGTGGCCGGGGTGGAATTCATCCAGGGCGACTTTCGCGATGATGACGTTCTGAAACAATTGGAAGACATGGTCGGATCTCGAGCCGTGGACCTTGTAATCTCGGATATGGCCCCCAACTTGTCAGGCGTGGGTAGCGCCGACTCCGCGCGCATTCAGCATGTGTGCGAGCTGGCGATGGAGTTTTCCCGCGCCCACCTCAAGCCCAACGGGGCGCTGATCGTCAAGGCCTTCCACGGCAGCGGATTTTCGCAGATCGTGCAGTCCTTCAAACAGCACTTCAAGCGGGTAGTCGAGCGCAAGCCGAAGGCGTCACGGGATAAATCCTCTGAAACCTTTCTGGTTGCGCGCGATCTGAAATAA
- a CDS encoding YhbY family RNA-binding protein has translation MPILELTSRERSDLRSAAHPLRPVVLIGDNGLTEAVLKEIDLALASHGLIKVRAGGDDREARETMLSTICDTLSCAPVHHLGKTLILFRPLAGNIKPAALAAMEPEAPAKRRASEPYTPKKLAAEGKTLSKRPRRSESEEPKPAKARFVPQDQLNKNGKPMRPSNKRATASGHGIPRRAGSALSLRAGARSGTSRKTSKS, from the coding sequence ATGCCTATATTAGAACTTACCTCTCGTGAGCGCAGCGACCTTCGCTCCGCCGCTCACCCTCTGCGCCCCGTCGTCCTGATTGGCGACAATGGCCTGACTGAAGCCGTGCTCAAGGAAATTGACCTGGCACTGGCTTCCCACGGCCTCATCAAGGTACGCGCCGGCGGCGATGACCGCGAGGCCCGCGAGACCATGTTGTCGACCATTTGCGACACCCTGTCTTGCGCCCCGGTGCACCATCTGGGCAAGACCCTGATTCTTTTCCGCCCGCTGGCCGGCAACATCAAGCCCGCCGCCCTGGCAGCGATGGAGCCCGAGGCTCCCGCCAAGCGCCGCGCTTCCGAGCCGTACACGCCGAAGAAGCTGGCCGCCGAAGGCAAGACCCTGTCCAAGCGTCCGCGCCGCAGCGAGTCCGAAGAGCCCAAGCCGGCCAAGGCGCGTTTCGTGCCGCAAGACCAACTGAACAAGAACGGCAAACCGATGCGCCCCAGCAACAAGCGGGCTACCGCCAGCGGCCACGGTATTCCGCGCCGCGCCGGCAGCGCGCTCAGCCTGCGCGCCGGTGCACGCAGCGGTACCAGCCGCAAGACGTCGAAAAGCTAA